CGCATCGTCCCGTGGCCGTGGTCGCTCAACGTCGCCGGCCAGTCGCACCGCTTCGCCACCCGTGCCGACGCCTGCGCCGGATTGCAGCAGGCGATGCGCTCCACGTCGCACACGCGCATCGACGCGGGTCTCGGGCAGATCAACCTCGGCTACCACCAACAACGCTATGTCAGCGCGTGTGACCTGCTCGACCCATACCGCAACCTCGCCATCGCCGCTGAAATCCTGAAGGAGCAGCACGTCACTGGCGAGGACTGGTTACTGGCAATCGGTCGCTATCACCGTCCTGCGGGCGGAGAACCTGCCGCCCGCTATCGGCGCAGCGTGTCGCGCCACCTTGCCCGCGTGCAGGGCACGCGCCCAACCGCTGCGGCCTTCGCCGCACGCCAGGAGAGCATCCCATGAAAACATCCCATTTGACCCATCTCACACTGAAGGGCTTGCTCGTGCTGCTGGCGGCTCTGCCGCTGGCCTCGCGTGCCGGCGAGCCGCTGATCGTGGTCGAAGACCGTGGCGGCACGTCGGCGCTGCCGTACTACGAGGCTCTGAACCTTCAGCCGCGCGCCAATGCTCCGGCCCGACCGCCCATCCCGATGCTCCCGGTGCCCGCCACGCTCATGGACGAGGCCGCGATGTTGCCGGTGCGCAGTGCCAAGCTCACGCCTGGCACCGTCGCGCGGCGGGTGATCGAGGCACCGGGCCTGCGGCCTTTCGTGGTCGTCGGCGACGACGAGGCGTCCCACGCCTGGATGCGCAGCCAGGCAACATCGCTGCGCGAGCGCGGCGCGGTGGGCCTGGTGGTTAACGTCGAGACCGTGCAGGGTCTGGCACGGCTGCGCGCCCTGGTGCCGGGCGTTCCCCTCGCGCCTGTGGCCGGTGACGACCTGGCCGAGCGCCTGGGTCTGCGGCATTACCCGGTGCTGATCACAGCCACCGGCATCGAGCAATGAAGCCATGTCGGGGAAACAGCCAGTCGAGGTTTTGCTGCGCCCAGCGGTGGAGTTCTATACCGTCGCGGCGTGTGCAGGCGCCGCGTTTCTGTCCCTGGTGGCCCCGTGGTCGCTCGCGCTGAGCCCCGCCATGGGCGTCGGCAGTGCGCTGGCGTTCTGCGCCTACGGTGCCATCCGCTACCGCGATGCCCGCGTCATCCTGCGCTACCGGCGCAACATTCGCCGCTTGCCGCGCTATGTGATGACCAGCAAGGACGTGCCGGTCAGCCAGCAGCGTCTGTTCGTGGGCCGCGGGTTTCTGTGGGAGCAGAAACACACCCATCGGCTGATGCAGACGTACCGACCGGAGTTTCGCCGCTACGTCGAGCCAACGCCGGCCTACCGGCTGGCGCGCAGGCTGGAGGAACGGCTGGAGTTCGCGCCGTTCCCGCTGTCTCGGCTGCCTGCACTCACGGGCTGGGACGTGCCTTTCAACCCGGTGCGCCCGCTGCCGCCTGTGGGCGGCCTGCCGCGCCTGCACGGCATCGAACCCGATGAGGTGGACGTCAGCCTACCGCTGGGTGAGCGCGTCGGGCATTCGCTGGTACTGGGCACCACGCGCGTGGGCAAGACGCGGTTGGCCGAGTTGTTCGTGACCCAGGACATCCGGCGCAAGAACGCCGACGGCGAGCACGAGGTCGTCATCGTCATCGACCCCAAGGGCGACGCCGATCTTTTGAAGCGGGTGTACGTCGAGGCCAAGCGTGCGGGCCGCGAGGGCGAGTTCTATGTCTTCCATTTGGGCTGGCCGGACATTTCTGCGCGCTACAACGCCGTGGGCCGCTTTGGGCGCATCAGCGAGGTGGCCACCCGTGTTGCAGGGCAGCTCTCCGGGGAAGGCAACAGCGCGGCATTTCGCGAATTTGCGTGGCGCTTCGTCAACATCATCGCCCGCGCCCTGGTGGAACTGGGGCAGCGCCCGGACTACATGCTGATCCAACGCCATGTGATCAACATCGACGCGCTGTTCATCGAGTACGCCCAGCATTACTTCGCCAAGACCGAGCCCAAGGCCTGGGAGGTGATCGTCCAGATCGAGGCCAAGCTCAACGAGAAGAACATCCCGCGCAACATGATCGGGCGCGAAAAGCGCGTGGTGGCGCTGGAACAGTACCTCTCGCAGGCTCGCAACTACGATCCGGTGCTCGACGGCCTGCGCTCGGCGGTGCGCTACGACAAGACCTACTTCGACAAGATCGTCGCATCGCTGCTGCCGCTGCTGGAGAAGCTCACCAGCGGCAAGATCGCCCAGCTTCTGGCCCCGAACTACTCCGACCTGGCCGACCCGCGTCCGATCTTCGATTGGATGCAGGTCATCCGAAAGCGCGCCGTGGTCTATGTCGGCCTGGATGCGCTATCCGATGCCGAGGTCGCCGCCGCAGTCGGCAATTCCATGTTCTCCGACCTGGTTTCGGTCGCTGGCCACATCTACAAGCACGGGATCGACGACGGCCTGCCGGGCGCATCGGCAGGCTCGCGCGTGCCGATCAACGTCCATGCCGATGAGTTCAACGAGTTGATGGGCGACGAGTTCATTCCGCTGATCAACAAGGGCGGCGGCGCTGGCCTGCAAGTCACCGCGTACACGCAGACCCTCTCGGACATCGAAGCCCGCATCGGCAACCGGGCGAAGGCCGGTCAGGTGATCGGCAACTTCAACAACCTGTTCATGCTGCGCGTGCGCGAAACGGCCACCGCTGAGTTGCTGACCCGGCAATTGCCGAAGGTCGAGGTCTATACGACCACCATCGTCAGCGGCGCAACCGACAGCTCGGACATTCGCGGCGCGACGGACTTTACGTCGAACACCCAAGACCGCATCAGCATGTCCAGCGTGCCGATGATCGAGCCATCGCACGTCGTCGGCCTGCCCAAAGGCCAGTGCTTCGCGCTGTTGCAGGGTGGCCAGCTTTGGAAGGTGCGCATGCCGTTGCCGGCGCCAGACCCGGATGAAGTGATGCCGGCGGACTTGCAGCAACTGGCTGGGCACATGCGCCAGAGCTACAGCGAGGCCACGCAGTGGTGGGAGTTCACCAGCTCCCCGGTCTTGCAGGACGCGGCCTTGCCGGACGACCTGCTCGATGAGGCGGCCATCGCCATACCCATCACCGACACGGGCGACACGGGCGACACGGCCAGCGAAGAGGCCGCGCCATGAGCGATGCCGCCTCCACTGCGCAGCGCGAGCAGAACCGCCGCCAGGGCCTGATCGTCGGCACCATCACCTTGCCGTTCCGACTGCTCGGGGTGCTGGTCAGCTCGCTGCTGTTCTCGATCCTGATGGAGTGCATCGGCATGCACCTGTTCTGGAAGGATCAAGGCTGGCAGCACTCCCAGCAGATGTTGCAGTACGAGTTGGGGCACCTGTCCAAGCACTTCCCACGCAGCGTGGTCGTGCAGGAGCCGGGGCGCACGGCGCATGCGCTGGTGGACACCGGCTACGAATGGGTGTTCGTGCGCTCAGGACTGCTGGAGCGCATGAGCCAGACCGCAGAGCGCGCCCGTGCGCCCAGCCAAGGGCAGGCGCGGAACTTCCGTTACTTCATCAGCCAGGTCTATGTCTGGGCCGAAAGCTACCTGATCGCCGCCGCCTTCACTACGCTTACTTTCCTGGTGCGTCTGTTGGTCCTGGTGCTTACGCTGCCGCTGATCTTCACGGCGGCATTTGTTGGTTTAATCGACGGCCTGGTGAGGCGTGACGTGCGCCGGTTCGGCGCGGGCCGGGAATCCGGCTTTATCTACCACCGAGCAAAAGCCAGTCTGATGCCACTGGCCGTGCTGCCCTGGGTCACATACCTGGCCTTGCCGATCTCGGTGCATCCGCTGCTGATCCTGCTGCCCAGCGCCGCCTTGCTGGGACTGGCCGTGAGCCTGACTGCAGGGAGTTTCAAGAAGTACCTGTAATCGAGTCCCCATACGAAAACGCCCAGCTTCAACGGTCGGGAATTCTCGCGCTCACCTCATGCCATTGGCTTCTTCCCATTTCTATGCCCATTTATTGAGCGGAGTCCGTTGTATAAGGGAATAATCCGTACCGCCCATGATACGGGTTCTTGCCGAACATAAGCGACTGCTCGCGCTGCATAATTGAAGCAGGCGGATCCGTGTTCTCAACAACGATGACTTGTGTGTCGCTAGGCAACGCTTCAAGATATGCATAGAACTGTTCTTGAAGGTCAGTACCAGTCAAGTCATCTTCCGCTCCGTCTGGCTCTCGGTATGCCAGCAAAGGAGAGTCGAGCACGACAAATCCCGTATGCGGGGTCTGGCGCGCACGGCAGAAAGCAAGCAGCCCGAGGGTGAAGGCTGCATGAGTGATGGCGCGAAGCCCCTTACCAAAAGCACTACGCGACTTTCCAGCGATAACAAGATCCCGAGCCTTGGAATCGAAATACACATCCCCAGTCTCTGGGAAGTGCCAACCGGTCAGTATGCCCTCGACAGTCTTGGCAAAACTATAAGTCACAGTGGTTGAGAGATCTGCGCTTGCAACAGCCCCGGCCTTCTCATCCTCGGTGTCCTTCTCAAGGTCGGCGCGACGGCGCTCCATGTCTTGTACGGTAGCGTAGAGTGCCAGCGCTTCGCGCACCTCGGCACGCTTGTCGGCAAAGTCGGAATAGGACTTTCGAAGAGTTGAGAGCTTAGGTGCGATCAATTCTTCAACCGACTCCGAGATTGACTCCAGCTCTCGAACAACAGTAGGCATCCTGCGATCAAAGTTGGCACCTTCACGCTCAAGGCTTCGGACGGTCGCTACAAGTTCAGTGCGCAAAACTTCGATCTTGGCGACCTCCACTCGTGCGGCCTGAACGACAGCATCAGTGTCTCCATTACACCCGGTATCGACGCGATGATGATCGGGATCCGCTCCGCAGAGAGGGCAATGCCCGGCACCCAGCACGCTAAACAGCGTCCCGCCTTCCTCAATGGCGCGCAGCCTTTCAATATCGGACACGTAGTGCCTGTCGAGCAAACCGAATCGCTCAAGCATCGCGCCGACCTCTGCACGTCGCTCTCGGCTTTCCTCCAGCTTCTTGCGCAGTTCTCGCCGTTTCCCCGCAGCCTCCTGAAACTCAGCTTCTGTGGTGTTTACCAGGGCCGCCTGTTGACGAAGCGAGGTGTCGATCTTCTCTAGCTGCTCCTCCAACTCCTTCGGACTCTTGGTCAATTCCTTGAGCCGATCACGATAGTCATCAAGAAGCTGATCGAGAAGATGCAATTGTGCCTCGCGCGATAACTCCTCTGGCTCACTCTTATTGCTAGCGACCAATGCGGAGTCGTCCGCCCCGGTTAAAAGCAACTTGAACGTCGCCAAGTTCGGTGTATTCGCGGTGGGATTTCCATCAACCAGCGGAGAGCTTTGTTGGGTAATCTCCGTCTCATCGACGATCATCAAGCGAGCAATGTTGCGAAAGCTCAGGCTGATCGTTTCGTTTCGGGAGTTTTTGCGGACACGCTTGCCACCAAGGTTGCATAGATTCAGCAAGAACGAGGACAGATTCGTGCAGTTCTTATCGCTGTGCTTTTCGTCAAGCTGCGTGTACGGGATGTCGGTCGTCGGCGGCATCTGGTGCAAGTCTTCGTATAGCCGAAAGCCGCCGCCGTCTATGCTGCGCCAAAGCGTAAATGACTTCCCATCAAGGGTCTCAAGCCCCAGGAGAACGAGGTCGTAGCCGACGCGTTCAGGGATGTCGCGCAGGGGTGGTTTGCCACCAAGCATGAAGTCGATGGCTTCGACAATGAAAGACTTTCCAGTGTTCGAAGCGCCGTAAATGACGTTGAGACCGGCGCCGAAGGTCACTGTTGCGGGTGACTTCTGTGGGCCGAAGAAGCCGAGGAAGCGCAAGCGAAAACCGGGGGTTATTGCCGTCATGCTTCGCCTCCCAGGCTTTGCTCGACGTGCTGAAACTCCTCAACCCATTTATCGAAGAAGCGGCGCATCATGCCTTTGAACTGTTCGTCCGTCAGGTAGCCAATGGTTTCGACAAGCCATACAGCGCGATCCTTCAGGGACAGCAGGTAGTTGGAAGATACTGACGACAAAAACGTCGCAGCATTCTCGCCTGCGCCGTACTTGATTCCTTCGGGTGTAACTTCACGCTCAACAAGGTCGCGGGTCATCATCAGAAGCAGCGATTGCTCGACCAATTTACGGCGCACGAGCAACTCAGCCGTGTGCATTGGTGTCGGTGGGTGCAAATTGTCTGGACCGTCGATATCGCCGGTATGAACAAGAAGGTAATCAAGGGCGACAAGCCGCTGGAGGTCGTAGGTTTGTGGATAGGCAGCACCCAAAATCGAGACCGCACGAATACCCGCCTCAAGTGGGCCATTGAATGTAATC
This is a stretch of genomic DNA from Casimicrobium huifangae. It encodes these proteins:
- a CDS encoding transglycosylase SLT domain-containing protein, producing the protein MAAPAVAATSVSQCLRALAIAAGLCACAAHAQEIPPPAYQLAAQLAGIPSTVLYAVALQESGIRRNGRIVPWPWSLNVAGQSHRFATRADACAGLQQAMRSTSHTRIDAGLGQINLGYHQQRYVSACDLLDPYRNLAIAAEILKEQHVTGEDWLLAIGRYHRPAGGEPAARYRRSVSRHLARVQGTRPTAAAFAARQESIP
- the traD gene encoding type IV conjugative transfer system coupling protein TraD yields the protein MSGKQPVEVLLRPAVEFYTVAACAGAAFLSLVAPWSLALSPAMGVGSALAFCAYGAIRYRDARVILRYRRNIRRLPRYVMTSKDVPVSQQRLFVGRGFLWEQKHTHRLMQTYRPEFRRYVEPTPAYRLARRLEERLEFAPFPLSRLPALTGWDVPFNPVRPLPPVGGLPRLHGIEPDEVDVSLPLGERVGHSLVLGTTRVGKTRLAELFVTQDIRRKNADGEHEVVIVIDPKGDADLLKRVYVEAKRAGREGEFYVFHLGWPDISARYNAVGRFGRISEVATRVAGQLSGEGNSAAFREFAWRFVNIIARALVELGQRPDYMLIQRHVINIDALFIEYAQHYFAKTEPKAWEVIVQIEAKLNEKNIPRNMIGREKRVVALEQYLSQARNYDPVLDGLRSAVRYDKTYFDKIVASLLPLLEKLTSGKIAQLLAPNYSDLADPRPIFDWMQVIRKRAVVYVGLDALSDAEVAAAVGNSMFSDLVSVAGHIYKHGIDDGLPGASAGSRVPINVHADEFNELMGDEFIPLINKGGGAGLQVTAYTQTLSDIEARIGNRAKAGQVIGNFNNLFMLRVRETATAELLTRQLPKVEVYTTTIVSGATDSSDIRGATDFTSNTQDRISMSSVPMIEPSHVVGLPKGQCFALLQGGQLWKVRMPLPAPDPDEVMPADLQQLAGHMRQSYSEATQWWEFTSSPVLQDAALPDDLLDEAAIAIPITDTGDTGDTASEEAAP
- a CDS encoding integrating conjugative element protein, which encodes MKTSHLTHLTLKGLLVLLAALPLASRAGEPLIVVEDRGGTSALPYYEALNLQPRANAPARPPIPMLPVPATLMDEAAMLPVRSAKLTPGTVARRVIEAPGLRPFVVVGDDEASHAWMRSQATSLRERGAVGLVVNVETVQGLARLRALVPGVPLAPVAGDDLAERLGLRHYPVLITATGIEQ
- a CDS encoding ABC-three component system middle component 2 — translated: MDTIMSQEHKPITFNGPLEAGIRAVSILGAAYPQTYDLQRLVALDYLLVHTGDIDGPDNLHPPTPMHTAELLVRRKLVEQSLLLMMTRDLVEREVTPEGIKYGAGENAATFLSSVSSNYLLSLKDRAVWLVETIGYLTDEQFKGMMRRFFDKWVEEFQHVEQSLGGEA
- a CDS encoding ATP-binding protein codes for the protein MTAITPGFRLRFLGFFGPQKSPATVTFGAGLNVIYGASNTGKSFIVEAIDFMLGGKPPLRDIPERVGYDLVLLGLETLDGKSFTLWRSIDGGGFRLYEDLHQMPPTTDIPYTQLDEKHSDKNCTNLSSFLLNLCNLGGKRVRKNSRNETISLSFRNIARLMIVDETEITQQSSPLVDGNPTANTPNLATFKLLLTGADDSALVASNKSEPEELSREAQLHLLDQLLDDYRDRLKELTKSPKELEEQLEKIDTSLRQQAALVNTTEAEFQEAAGKRRELRKKLEESRERRAEVGAMLERFGLLDRHYVSDIERLRAIEEGGTLFSVLGAGHCPLCGADPDHHRVDTGCNGDTDAVVQAARVEVAKIEVLRTELVATVRSLEREGANFDRRMPTVVRELESISESVEELIAPKLSTLRKSYSDFADKRAEVREALALYATVQDMERRRADLEKDTEDEKAGAVASADLSTTVTYSFAKTVEGILTGWHFPETGDVYFDSKARDLVIAGKSRSAFGKGLRAITHAAFTLGLLAFCRARQTPHTGFVVLDSPLLAYREPDGAEDDLTGTDLQEQFYAYLEALPSDTQVIVVENTDPPASIMQREQSLMFGKNPYHGRYGLFPYTTDSAQ
- a CDS encoding TIGR03747 family integrating conjugative element membrane protein; protein product: MSDAASTAQREQNRRQGLIVGTITLPFRLLGVLVSSLLFSILMECIGMHLFWKDQGWQHSQQMLQYELGHLSKHFPRSVVVQEPGRTAHALVDTGYEWVFVRSGLLERMSQTAERARAPSQGQARNFRYFISQVYVWAESYLIAAAFTTLTFLVRLLVLVLTLPLIFTAAFVGLIDGLVRRDVRRFGAGRESGFIYHRAKASLMPLAVLPWVTYLALPISVHPLLILLPSAALLGLAVSLTAGSFKKYL